The Desulfurellaceae bacterium genome includes a region encoding these proteins:
- the ribD gene encoding bifunctional diaminohydroxyphosphoribosylaminopyrimidine deaminase/5-amino-6-(5-phosphoribosylamino)uracil reductase RibD, protein MNHTSDAVYMQRALELAARGLGRTSPNPAVGAVVVREGRVIGEGFHRKAGRPHAEIEALRSLKDSAAGATLYVNLEPCSHHGRTPPCADAVIQAGIQRVVVGTRDPNPLVAGRGLRRLRRAGIQTKTGVLRQACERLNEDFRIFIRTGRPMVTLKLAASLDGRIATATGDSRWISGPASRRLVHQLRNRVDAVLVGAETVRSDDPQLTCRIRGGRDPVRVVLDSRLSISPQARIYTQASQAPTLIATTRAGAKRRHVFERPNVEVLSLAAAKGRVSLARLLQELACRGLKHVLIEGGGQVAATALRERLVDKVLFFYGPILLGGDGRAMIGTLGISRIAAGHKLHTIEVSQRGDDVVVSAYIDWAAAQRGTK, encoded by the coding sequence ATGAACCACACTTCCGACGCCGTCTATATGCAGCGAGCCCTGGAACTCGCTGCCCGGGGTCTGGGGCGGACCAGCCCCAACCCTGCGGTCGGGGCGGTCGTCGTTCGCGAGGGGCGCGTCATCGGCGAGGGGTTTCACCGCAAGGCGGGCCGGCCGCACGCCGAAATCGAAGCCCTGCGCAGCCTGAAAGACTCCGCCGCCGGCGCCACCCTGTACGTCAATCTCGAACCCTGCTCTCACCACGGCCGCACCCCGCCGTGTGCCGATGCAGTGATACAGGCCGGCATTCAACGGGTGGTGGTCGGTACCCGCGATCCCAATCCGCTGGTTGCCGGACGCGGGCTGCGTCGCTTGCGGCGGGCCGGAATTCAGACCAAGACCGGGGTCTTGAGACAGGCGTGTGAGCGGCTGAACGAGGATTTCCGTATTTTCATCCGGACCGGTCGGCCGATGGTCACGCTCAAGCTGGCCGCGTCCTTGGACGGACGGATTGCCACCGCGACGGGCGACTCTCGCTGGATCAGCGGTCCCGCCTCGCGGCGGCTGGTACACCAGCTCAGGAATCGAGTCGATGCCGTGCTGGTCGGGGCCGAGACCGTGCGGAGCGATGACCCACAACTGACGTGCCGCATTCGGGGCGGCCGTGACCCGGTACGGGTCGTCCTGGACAGCCGCCTGTCGATCAGTCCCCAGGCTCGCATCTACACCCAAGCCTCGCAGGCACCCACGTTGATCGCCACGACCCGGGCCGGAGCAAAGCGGCGGCACGTGTTCGAGCGGCCCAATGTCGAGGTCTTGTCCCTGGCTGCGGCCAAGGGCCGGGTCTCGCTCGCCCGACTGCTCCAGGAGTTGGCATGCCGCGGGCTCAAGCACGTACTCATCGAGGGTGGGGGTCAGGTGGCGGCCACGGCCCTGCGCGAGCGACTGGTTGACAAAGTCCTCTTTTTTTACGGACCCATCTTGCTCGGCGGCGATGGACGCGCCATGATCGGAACGCTTGGCATCAGCCGGATTGCCGCCGGGCACAAGCTCCACACCATAGAGGTCAGTCAGCGGGGAGACGATGTGGTGGTGAGTGCCTACATTGACTGGGCGGCAGCCCAACGGGGGACAAAGTGA
- the nrdR gene encoding transcriptional regulator NrdR, with product MKCPFCSHQDNRVIDSRLSRDGDVIRRRRECEGCERRFTTYERVEEILPLVVKKDGRREAYSRQKVVAGLSKACEKRPISIETIEDIADRIERSLQGSGEKELRSARVGEEVMRQLYDLDKVAYVRFASVYRSFQDLDAFMNELKILIRERSQSDPKPDRSRARKKKPSPTRTP from the coding sequence ATGAAGTGCCCCTTTTGCTCGCACCAGGACAACCGTGTCATCGACTCACGACTGAGTCGAGACGGCGACGTCATCAGGCGCCGACGCGAGTGCGAGGGATGCGAACGCCGTTTTACGACCTATGAGCGGGTGGAGGAAATTCTGCCCCTGGTCGTCAAGAAAGACGGCCGCCGAGAAGCCTACAGTCGCCAGAAAGTGGTTGCGGGCCTGTCCAAGGCGTGCGAGAAGCGACCGATCAGCATTGAGACGATTGAAGACATTGCCGACCGTATCGAGCGTTCCCTGCAGGGCTCCGGAGAGAAAGAGCTGAGGAGTGCGCGGGTCGGTGAAGAGGTCATGCGCCAGCTGTACGATCTGGATAAAGTGGCCTATGTCCGCTTTGCGTCAGTGTATCGCTCATTCCAGGATCTGGACGCGTTCATGAATGAACTCAAAATCCTGATCCGAGAGCGCAGCCAGAGTGATCCCAAACCGGATCGGTCCCGCGCCCGCAAGAAAAAGCCGTCACCCACCCGCACCCCATGA
- a CDS encoding serine hydroxymethyltransferase: protein MNSSLAQQDPEVYAAIRHEAQRQEDNLELIASENLVSQAVLEAQGSVLTNKYAEGYPGKRYYGGCAYVDVAEQLAIDRAKALFGAEHANVQPHSGAQANMAAYFSQLQPGDTILSMNLSHGGHLTHGSPVNFSGKFFTVIPYGVRESDQRIDYQEIAALARKHRPKMLVAGHSAYPRQIDAAPFRQIADEIGALVMVDIAHFAGLVAAGLHPSPVPYAELVTTTTHKTLRGPRGGMILCRQDLAKSVNASVFPGTQGGPLMHVIAAKAVALKEAASPAFKAYQRQILANAKTLAEGLLRRGFQLVSGGTDNHLMLLDLRATELTGKLAQNTLDRARITVNKNAIPFDPRSPFVTSGVRIGTPAVTSRGMKEPEMEVIAELIWRALQRVGDDTALDAIGAEVRDLCRQFPVYDPTSS from the coding sequence ATGAACAGCAGCTTGGCCCAGCAAGACCCCGAGGTGTATGCGGCGATCCGGCACGAAGCCCAGCGTCAAGAGGACAATCTTGAGCTGATTGCATCCGAGAACCTGGTCAGTCAGGCCGTGCTGGAAGCCCAGGGCTCGGTTCTTACCAATAAGTACGCGGAAGGCTATCCCGGCAAGCGCTATTATGGCGGCTGTGCCTACGTCGATGTCGCCGAGCAGCTTGCCATTGATCGGGCCAAAGCCCTATTCGGCGCCGAGCACGCCAATGTCCAGCCCCACTCCGGCGCGCAGGCCAATATGGCGGCGTATTTCTCCCAGCTCCAGCCGGGCGATACCATCCTGAGCATGAACCTGTCCCACGGCGGTCATCTCACCCACGGCAGTCCGGTCAACTTCTCGGGCAAATTTTTCACGGTCATTCCCTACGGCGTACGCGAGTCCGACCAGCGTATCGACTACCAGGAAATCGCCGCCCTGGCCCGCAAACACCGGCCCAAGATGCTGGTTGCCGGCCACAGCGCCTATCCGCGGCAGATTGATGCCGCGCCCTTCCGTCAGATTGCGGACGAAATCGGCGCTCTGGTCATGGTCGATATTGCCCATTTTGCCGGTCTGGTTGCGGCCGGCCTGCACCCCTCCCCGGTGCCGTACGCCGAACTAGTGACCACCACGACTCATAAAACGCTGCGCGGACCGCGCGGCGGTATGATCTTATGTCGCCAGGATTTGGCCAAAAGCGTGAACGCGTCCGTTTTTCCCGGCACACAGGGTGGCCCCCTGATGCACGTCATCGCCGCCAAGGCGGTGGCACTCAAAGAAGCCGCCAGCCCGGCCTTCAAAGCCTATCAGCGGCAAATCCTGGCCAACGCCAAAACGCTGGCCGAGGGACTGCTCAGGCGTGGCTTTCAGTTGGTCTCCGGCGGCACCGACAACCACCTCATGCTGCTCGACCTGCGCGCCACGGAGTTGACCGGCAAGCTGGCCCAGAACACGCTGGACCGAGCGCGGATTACCGTCAATAAAAACGCCATTCCGTTTGACCCCCGCTCGCCGTTTGTCACCAGCGGTGTACGTATCGGGACGCCGGCCGTCACCAGCCGGGGGATGAAAGAGCCCGAAATGGAGGTGATTGCCGAGCTGATCTGGCGCGCCCTGCAAAGAGTCGGAGACGACACGGCACTCGACGCTATCGGGGCAGAGGTGCGTGACCTGTGCCGCCAGTTCCCGGTCTACGACCCCACCAGCTCCTGA
- the acpP gene encoding acyl carrier protein, with protein MAESATQERVTEIICEQLGVSREEVTQEASFIEDLGADSLDIVELVMALEEEYNTEISDEDVEKIRTVKDVITYIDSQQA; from the coding sequence ATGGCAGAGAGTGCAACACAGGAACGCGTCACGGAAATCATCTGTGAACAACTCGGCGTGAGCCGCGAAGAGGTGACCCAGGAGGCGTCGTTTATCGAGGATTTAGGCGCCGACTCGCTCGATATCGTCGAGCTCGTCATGGCCCTCGAAGAAGAGTATAACACCGAGATCTCTGACGAAGACGTCGAGAAGATTCGGACCGTCAAAGACGTCATTACCTATATCGACAGTCAGCAGGCCTAG
- the fabG gene encoding 3-oxoacyl-[acyl-carrier-protein] reductase, whose amino-acid sequence MTARLEGQVALVTGASRGIGRAIAERLAEDGAQVQVNYVQNQAAAEEVCAHIRATGGRAEPCRFNVADQAEVTTSVQDVVARHGRIDILVNNAGLALDGLLLRLKEDEWERVMGVNLKGAFLCSKAVARAMVRQRSGRIVNLTSVVAQTGNTGQAAYSAAKAGILGLTRTLAKELASRTITVNAVAPGFIETDMTGSLPDQVKTGYLSLIPAGRLGTPAEVAEVVAFLVSPLAAYITGQVINVNGGMYV is encoded by the coding sequence ATGACCGCCAGGCTGGAGGGACAGGTCGCCCTTGTGACGGGCGCCTCACGCGGTATCGGCCGGGCGATTGCCGAGCGCCTGGCCGAGGACGGCGCTCAGGTCCAGGTCAATTACGTGCAAAATCAGGCAGCGGCCGAAGAGGTATGTGCCCATATTCGGGCGACCGGCGGCCGGGCTGAGCCGTGCCGCTTTAACGTCGCCGATCAGGCCGAGGTCACGACCAGCGTCCAGGATGTGGTGGCGCGACACGGCCGGATCGACATCCTGGTCAACAACGCCGGCCTGGCGCTCGACGGCCTGCTGTTGCGCCTGAAAGAAGACGAGTGGGAACGGGTCATGGGGGTCAACCTCAAGGGCGCTTTTCTGTGCAGCAAAGCCGTGGCCCGAGCCATGGTGCGCCAGCGGAGCGGCCGGATCGTGAACCTGACGTCAGTGGTGGCCCAGACCGGCAACACCGGACAGGCCGCCTACAGCGCGGCCAAAGCGGGCATTCTGGGACTGACCAGGACCCTGGCCAAAGAGCTGGCCTCACGCACCATTACCGTCAACGCGGTAGCCCCGGGCTTTATTGAAACCGACATGACCGGGTCCTTGCCAGATCAGGTCAAAACAGGATATTTGAGCCTCATTCCAGCCGGCCGATTGGGCACCCCGGCAGAGGTCGCCGAAGTGGTGGCCTTCCTGGTCAGCCCCCTAGCGGCGTATATCACCGGACAGGTCATCAACGTCAACGGCGGCATGTATGTATAA
- the fabD gene encoding ACP S-malonyltransferase encodes MSHRLALLFPGQGAQTVGMGEALTQQFAVAAEVFSEADEALQFKLSALCFAGPEDDLRLTANAQPAILATSIAALRVLEHETDLRPVCVAGHSLGEYTALVAAGALSFADALRTVRERGRLMQEAVPAGVGSMAALMGLSPQAVAEVCQEAAQGQLVSPANINGGAQVVVAGHAEAVRRAVEVAKTRGAKRALELAVSAPFHCDLMAPAADGLRQVLASLAVQTLSLALIPNVTAQPHQDPDRVKPLLFQQVTAPVRWEESMHQLRPLGCQAAVEIGPGRVLSGLLKRIDSGIPCASFGQPGHLGAVQGLLA; translated from the coding sequence ATGAGCCACAGGCTGGCGCTGCTCTTCCCCGGCCAGGGTGCCCAGACGGTCGGGATGGGGGAGGCGCTGACACAGCAGTTCGCGGTTGCCGCCGAGGTCTTCAGCGAAGCGGACGAAGCCTTGCAGTTCAAACTGTCGGCGCTGTGCTTCGCGGGCCCGGAAGACGACCTGCGGCTGACCGCTAATGCCCAACCGGCCATCCTGGCGACCAGTATCGCCGCCCTGCGGGTGCTCGAGCACGAGACGGACCTTCGGCCGGTGTGCGTAGCGGGCCACAGTCTGGGCGAGTACACCGCGCTGGTCGCAGCCGGGGCGTTGTCGTTCGCCGATGCCCTGCGGACCGTCCGCGAACGTGGTCGGCTGATGCAAGAGGCCGTCCCGGCCGGAGTCGGCAGTATGGCGGCCCTGATGGGACTCTCACCCCAGGCTGTTGCCGAGGTGTGTCAGGAAGCCGCCCAAGGCCAGCTCGTTTCCCCGGCCAATATCAACGGCGGCGCCCAGGTGGTGGTGGCGGGCCATGCCGAGGCCGTCCGGCGGGCGGTCGAGGTCGCCAAGACGCGGGGCGCGAAGCGGGCTCTTGAGTTGGCGGTGAGCGCGCCCTTCCACTGCGACCTGATGGCCCCGGCGGCCGATGGGCTGCGCCAGGTCTTGGCCTCACTCGCGGTTCAGACCCTGTCGCTTGCCCTGATTCCAAATGTCACGGCCCAGCCCCACCAGGACCCTGACCGGGTTAAACCTCTGCTCTTCCAGCAGGTGACGGCTCCGGTCCGCTGGGAGGAGAGCATGCACCAGCTTCGCCCCCTGGGCTGCCAGGCAGCGGTCGAAATCGGCCCCGGGCGCGTGTTGAGCGGCTTGCTCAAACGGATTGACTCCGGCATCCCGTGCGCCTCTTTTGGGCAGCCCGGCCACCTCGGGGCGGTGCAAGGACTGCTCGCATGA
- the plsX gene encoding phosphate acyltransferase PlsX produces MYIAVDAMGGDYAPGAVVEGAVSASREYGIEVLLVGNRDRILHELERVRAKESSLLSIQHATETISMSDSPTAAMRNKRDSSLHVAFNHVKSGNAGAVVSAGNSGAVLALAITSLGRLKGVERPAIVTVLPTLGQRACLIDSGANVECKPQHLVQFAIMGEVYARVVRGIRYPRIGVLSNGEEDSKGTEATRVAHEILGKLSLNYIGYIEGRDLNSGKVDVIVTDGFTGNVALKTMEGFYDFLHAQLRSLFTANWQGKLAYLLLRRSFADLRASLDTDEIGGAPLLGTKGLPIIAHGASSPKAIKNAIRLADESVRRGVNDQIIANLHALPETAFLTAEIKRGGRTLWTHIRDRFRHRDGHGPESPPDRHPSARADTPEFDTHRQPAPASHQRPNGHAGQEPTGSTDQTIGFAQSNSGHTPDQKEEEHHK; encoded by the coding sequence ATGTATATCGCAGTTGATGCCATGGGCGGCGACTATGCCCCAGGCGCCGTCGTCGAGGGTGCGGTCTCTGCATCCCGGGAGTACGGTATTGAGGTCTTGCTGGTCGGCAATCGAGACCGCATTTTGCACGAGCTTGAACGTGTCCGGGCCAAAGAATCCTCGCTGCTGTCCATCCAGCACGCCACCGAGACGATCAGCATGAGCGACTCGCCGACCGCGGCCATGCGCAACAAACGCGACTCGTCGCTGCACGTCGCGTTTAACCATGTCAAATCGGGCAACGCCGGAGCGGTCGTCAGTGCCGGCAACTCCGGGGCTGTGCTGGCCCTGGCCATCACCAGCCTCGGCCGTCTCAAAGGCGTCGAGCGGCCGGCCATTGTCACCGTGTTGCCGACTCTGGGCCAGCGCGCCTGTCTCATTGATTCCGGGGCAAATGTGGAGTGTAAACCGCAACACTTGGTCCAGTTCGCCATCATGGGCGAGGTCTACGCCCGTGTCGTGCGCGGCATTCGGTATCCGCGCATCGGCGTCCTGAGCAACGGTGAGGAAGACTCAAAGGGGACCGAGGCGACCCGCGTCGCGCACGAAATTCTCGGAAAGCTGTCGCTCAATTACATTGGCTATATCGAAGGCCGCGACCTCAACAGCGGGAAAGTCGATGTCATTGTTACCGACGGCTTTACCGGCAATGTCGCCCTCAAGACCATGGAGGGCTTCTACGACTTTCTGCACGCCCAGCTGCGTTCTCTGTTCACCGCCAACTGGCAGGGCAAGCTCGCCTACCTCTTGCTGCGCCGCTCTTTTGCCGATCTGCGCGCCAGTCTGGATACGGATGAGATTGGCGGCGCCCCGCTGTTGGGAACCAAGGGACTGCCGATTATCGCCCATGGCGCGTCCAGCCCCAAGGCGATCAAAAACGCGATCCGCCTGGCCGATGAGTCGGTCCGTCGGGGGGTGAACGATCAGATTATTGCAAACCTGCACGCCCTGCCGGAAACCGCGTTTTTGACCGCCGAGATCAAACGTGGCGGTCGCACCCTGTGGACGCACATTCGGGACCGCTTCCGCCACCGCGACGGCCATGGACCTGAGTCGCCGCCAGACAGACACCCGTCGGCTCGGGCCGACACACCGGAGTTCGATACCCACCGACAACCCGCACCGGCCAGCCACCAGCGGCCCAACGGACACGCCGGCCAGGAGCCGACCGGCTCGACCGACCAGACGATCGGCTTTGCCCAATCCAACTCCGGCCACACACCAGATCAGAAAGAAGAGGAACACCACAAATGA